In Centroberyx gerrardi isolate f3 chromosome 20, fCenGer3.hap1.cur.20231027, whole genome shotgun sequence, a genomic segment contains:
- the LOC144542981 gene encoding uncharacterized protein LOC144542981: MVYSKSHSGILHFPGGQCSMEIAVLLLLTVPLTAASPLRPTRRTQTDSFPPGTNVQASDVNRSEVTQEGHAPELRIIPFHSEDKHQDMDALKNSIAVKSRPRRAPHGCQLGTCQLHNLANTLYQIGKTSGKDESKKAHDPQGYGR; the protein is encoded by the exons ATGGTTTACTCAAAAAGCCACAGTGGGATTTTGCATTTTCCTGGCG GCCAATGCAGTATGGAGATAGCTGTACTGCTGCTACTGACTGTGCCTTTGACTGCTGCCTCTCCACTCAGACCAACACGCAG gacacagacagactctTTTCCCCCGGGGACCAATGTCCAGGCATCAGATGTcaacaggtcagaggtcacacagGAGGGTCACGCTCCAGAGCTGAGGATCATCCCATTTCATTCAGAAGACAAACACCAAGACATGGATGCCCTGAAAAACAG CATCGCAGTGAAGTCCCGTCCCAGGCGCGCGCCTCACGGATGCCAGCTCGGCACGTGCCAGCTTCACAACCTGGCCAACACGTTGTATCAAATTGGCAAAACGAGCGGGAAGGACGAGTCGAAAAAGGCGCACGACCCGCAGGGATACGGCAGATAG